Within the Salinibacterium sp. TMP30 genome, the region GGCATTGGGAGTGTTCGGGGTTGGACGATACACCCCGGGTGGCACGAGTGTAACCCCCCACTTCTGGGGAGAAACTGCGTTTATCGCGGGGCGTACACTTTCGAGTCCAGACAGTGGGGGGTCTGTTCGAAATTCTTGAGGCACTGCCAGGAGGATGGACAGTTGAAAAACCGCATTTCAGCAAACGCCCGTCTTCCGAACGCCCGCCAGCCAACTGTGCGCATCCTAGGCACTCATGGGGTTCCCGCCGCCTATGGTGGCTTCGAAACCGCGGCGGAAAATGTCGCTCTCTTTCTTCGCGACCGGGGGTGGCGCACCATCGTCTACTGTCAGGTTCCGGGAACCGGGCCAGCGACAACAGATGTGTGGAATGGCATCGAGCGAGTCATGATCCCCCAACCTCGTGACGGCTGGTTGGGCACGGCAAGCTTCGATCTTGCCTCGATCCGACACGCGTCACGACACCGGGATGTCTGCCTCACGTTTGGCTACAACACCGCCGTGTTCAACATCATCCAGCGACTCAAGCGCATCCCCAACATCATCAACATGGATGGAATCGAGTGGTCGCGAGCGCGGTGGGGCAAGGGCCGGCAAGCGATTCTTTGGGTCAACGAGCGCATCGCCTGCTGGGTAGGAAACAGTCTGATTGCCGATCATCCTGTGATCGAGCAGTATCTCGCGACCCGAGCGCGACGGTCGAAACTCATCACAATCACGTATGGCGCCCACGCCGTGGAGCAGGCTGACCCGCTCCCCGTGACGAGCAGGGGCCTGACGCCGGGGCACTATCTAACCCTCATCTGCCGCCCGATTCCCGAGAACTCCATCCTCGAGCTGGTGACCGCGTTCTCCCGAGAAGAACGCGGTCACCAGCTCGCGATCTTCGGCACGTATGACGACAGCGATCCCTACGCTCGTGCTGTGCGCGAAGCGGCGAGCGATGAAGTTGTCTTCGTCGGGCCGATCTACGAGCCACATGAGGTGGCGTCTCTTCGATTCCACAGTCTCGGTTATCTGCACGGTCACACGGTCGGCGGCACTAACCCATCACTCGTCGAAGCAATGGCGGCGGGCAATGCGGTGATTGCGCACGACAATGCCTACAACCGGTGGGTGGCGGGCGACGGCGCTCTCTACTTCAGCGATGTGGATGACGCTGCCGAACATATTTCGACTCTGCTAGGTTCGCCGCAACAGCGGCACGCACTCGCCGCCGCAAGCCGAAGTAGGCACCTGACGGAGTTCACCTGGGAGCACGTTGCGGGGCAGTACGAAGATGTGCTGAAGCTTTACGTTGACGCGCCCCCTTTGGTGCCGCCGTTCGAAGATTCGGCACAACCATCTCAGCAACCCGCTGAGGTGCACGAGCGAGAAGAACCTCGGGAGAAGTCCGCATGATTCGTGTCGGTGTGGTCGGTTTAGGAAAAATGGGGCTATCCCACCTCTCAA harbors:
- a CDS encoding DUF1972 domain-containing protein, which gives rise to MKNRISANARLPNARQPTVRILGTHGVPAAYGGFETAAENVALFLRDRGWRTIVYCQVPGTGPATTDVWNGIERVMIPQPRDGWLGTASFDLASIRHASRHRDVCLTFGYNTAVFNIIQRLKRIPNIINMDGIEWSRARWGKGRQAILWVNERIACWVGNSLIADHPVIEQYLATRARRSKLITITYGAHAVEQADPLPVTSRGLTPGHYLTLICRPIPENSILELVTAFSREERGHQLAIFGTYDDSDPYARAVREAASDEVVFVGPIYEPHEVASLRFHSLGYLHGHTVGGTNPSLVEAMAAGNAVIAHDNAYNRWVAGDGALYFSDVDDAAEHISTLLGSPQQRHALAAASRSRHLTEFTWEHVAGQYEDVLKLYVDAPPLVPPFEDSAQPSQQPAEVHEREEPREKSA